The Hordeum vulgare subsp. vulgare chromosome 7H, MorexV3_pseudomolecules_assembly, whole genome shotgun sequence DNA window gcttttctggttgaagtttcttcacataagcatcgcagccccaaacttttagaaatgacagcttaggtttcttgccaaaccataattcatacggtgtcgtctcaacggatttagacggtgccctatttaaagtgaatgctgacgTTTCCAATGTCTATCCCAAAAATGATAGCGATAAGTCGgtaggagacatcatagatcgtaccatatctaataaagtgcgattacgatgttcaaacacttcgttacgttgcggtgtgccaggcggtgtcagttgtgaaacaattccacacttccttaggtgtgtgctaaACTTGTGacttaaatattctcctccacgatcagatcgtacacactttatttttctgtcacgttgattctcaacctcactctgaaattccttgaacctttcaaatgtttcagacttatgcttcatcaagtagatatatccatacctactcaaatcatcggtgagagtgagaacataacgatagccaccgcgagcctcaacgttcattgggccacacacatcagtatgtattatttccaataagtcggttgctctctccattattcctgagaatggagtcttagtcatcttgcccatgaggcacggttcgcatgtgtcaaatgattcaaagtcaagagactctaacagtccatcagtatggagtttcttcatgcgcttgacaccgatatgaccaaggcggtagtgccacaagtatgtgggactatcattatcaaccttgcatcttttagtattcacactatgaatatgtgtaacatcacgatcaagattcatcaagaataaaccattcaccagcggagcatgaccatacaacatatcactcatataaatagaacaaccattattctctgacttaaatgagtagccgtctcgcattaagcaagaccctgatacaatgttcatgctcaaagctggtactaaataacaattattaaggtttaaaactaatcccgaaggtagatgtagaggcagcgagccgacgacgatcacatcttccttggagccattcccgacgcgcatcgtcacctcgtccttggccagcctccgtttattccgcagttcctgctttgaggtgcaaatgtgagcaacaacaccggtataaaatacccaggagctactacgagcgctggtaaggtacacatcaataacatgtatatcacatatacctttgacgttgccggccttcttatccgctaagtacttggggcagttccacttccagtgaccttttcccttgtaatagaagcactcagtctcaggcttgggtccattctttttcttcttcccgacatctggcttatcgggcgcggcaacggctttgccgtctttcttgaagttcttcttacccttgctcttcttgaaactgatggtcttattgaccatcaacacttgatgctctttcttgatttctacttctacagatttcagcatcgagtacaactcgggaatggtcttctccatcccttgcatgttgtagttcagcacaaaacccttgtagcttggtgggagagactagaggattttgtcaattacagcgtcatccggaagttcgactcctagctgagtcagacgaccgtgcaacccagacattctgagtatatgctcactaacagaactgttctactccatcttacaactaaagaacttgtcagagacttcatatctctcgacacgggcatgagcttgaaaaactagcttcagctcttggaacatctcatatgctccgtgtttctcaaaacgcctttggagccccatttctaaactgtagagcatgccacacctaaccagagagtagtcatcactccgcgtctgccagacgttctgaacatcttgggctgccgcgggaacaggagggtcaccaagcggcgcatcaaggacataagccttcttggatgcaatgaggatgagcttcaagttgcggacccagtccgcatagttgctaccatcatctttcagcttgtttttctctaggaacgcgttgaaattgaggttgacaggtgtgttggccattggatctacaatatttgtaaagacaacttttagactaagttcatgataattaagttcatttaatcaaattacgtatgaactcccacttaaatcgacatccctctagtcatctaagtgatacatgatccatgtcgactaacccgtgtccgaccatcacgtgagacggactagtcgtcgatggtgagcaacttcatgctgatcgtattcaaccatacgactcatgttcgacctttcggtttctcatattcgaggccatgtctgtacatgctaagctcgtcgagtcaacctaagtggtttgcgtgtgtaaatctggcttacacccgttgtatgcgaacattagaatctatcacacccgatcatcacgtggtgcttcgagacaacgatccttcgcaacgctgcacacttaggggaatacgttctcgaaattttatgagggatcatcttattatgctaccgtcgttctaagcaataagatgaaaaacatgataaacatcacatgcaatcatatagtgacatgatatggccattatcatctttgctccttcgatctccatctgcgggcatcgcatgatcatcatcgtcataggcgtgacaccatgatctccatcatcctgtctccgtgaagtcgtcacgccaactactactactactactacagctaaccgttagcaatgaagtaaaagtagtaaacacatggcgttccatctcatacaataaattaagacaactcctatggctcctgccggttgtcatactcatcgacatgcaagtcatgaatcctattacaagaacatgataatctcatacatcgcacatataacatcacatcctttggccatatcacatcacatgtcagaccgtgcaaaacaagttagacgtcctctaattgttgttgcaagttttacgtggctgatttgggtttctagaaagaacgccttcttacctacgtgatagccacaacgatgatatgccaaagctatttacccttaataaggacccttttcatcaaatccaatccgactagagtgggagagacaaacacccgctagccaccttatgcaccatgtgcatgttagccggtggaacctatctcacgtaagcgtacgtgtaagatcggtccgggccgcttcatcccacaataccgtcggaaaataataagactagtagcggcaatcgattgacaaaatcagcgcccacaaccttttgtgttctactcgtgcaaagaatctacgcatagaaaacctggctcggatgccactgttgggtaatgtagcaaaattcaaaaaaaatcctacgccatattcagatcttcctatgtagaaaccagcaacgagagaggggtgagagcatcttcatacctttgaagatcgctaagcggaagcgttgctagaacgtggttgatggagtcgtactcgctgcgattcagattgcggtgtgattccgatctagtgccgaaccacgacacctccgcgttcaacacacgtgcagcccggtgacgtctcccgcaccttgatccagcaaggaggagggagaggttggggaagaactccggcagcacgacggtgtaatGGCGATGGAGCGacaaggtctcctggcagggcttcgccaagcacggtgggagaggaggaagaagagagacaggacTGCGCCGAGAGAGGgagaaattcccgtgtctccaatggccaaaaaccccactatatatagggggaaggggagggtggcgccccccttagggttcccatcaccaaggggtgcggcagccctagatggggcaggaggtggcggccaggaggggaggaggaggtggcgcaccccctggtgggccttaggcccacctccgCTAGGGtacccccccccttccctctcttaggcaccttgggctgggtgtggggggcacaccagcccacccaggggctggttccctctcacacttggcccatgtagcctcccaggGCTGGTGGCCccgcccggtgggcctccggaacccttccggtggtccccgcACATTGCCGGTGGTGccggaaacatttccggcgtccaaacccatccatcctatatatcaatcttcacctccggaccattccggagctcctcgtgacgtccgggatctcatccgggactccgaacaacttcggtaacctcgtataacaattccctataaccctagcgtcatcgaaccttaagtgtgtagaccctacgggttcgggaggcatgcagacatgaccgagacacctctccggccaataaccatcagcggggtctggatacccatggtggctcccacatgttcctcgatgatctcatcggatgaaccacgatgtcaaggattcaatcaatcccgtatacaattccctttgtctgtcggtatagaacttgcccgagatttgatcgtcggtatccctataccttgttcaatctcgttatggtaagtctctttactcgttccgtagcacatcatcccgtgattaactccttagtcacactgagctcattatgatgatgttctaccgagtgggcccagagatacctcttcgtcacacggagtgacaaatctcgatctcgattcgtgccaacccaacagacactttcagagatacccgtagtgcacctttatagtcacccagttaggttgtgacgtttgatacacccaaagcactcctgcggtatccgggagttgcacaatctcatggtcgagggaaaagatacttgacattagaaaagctttagcatacgaacaacacgatctagtgctatgcttaggattgggtcttgtccatcacatcattctcctaatgatgtgatcccgttatcaatgacatccaatgtccatgatcaggaaaccttgatcatctattgatcaacgagctagccaactagaggcttgctagggacacatggtgatctatttattcacacatgtattactgtttcctgttaatacaattatagcatgaacaatagacgattatcatgaacaaggaaatatgataataaccattttattattgcctctagggcatatttccaacacagacCAGCTCCTTGTGGCCTCTAGCCACCTGCCTCTACCTGGGTCGGCGCTCCTCCCGCCTGCCTGAGGCCTCGCCTCGGCCTGGGCTGGCATTCTATCTCCCCTTTTGGCCCAAACCAGCCTGTGGCCTAAAGGCTTTCGGCCCAACTGGCCTGCGCCGTTCTAGGGTTTCTCCTGCGCCGTCGGATGCAATCCGACGCTCCAGCGGGCGTTGCGCTCGATCAAAAACGAGTTGCAGCCACCAGGGAACCTATAGCGCCCATTCTTTTCCCCTCCCCGCCGCTCTCTGTCGTGGCTCTCCCGCACATCTCGTGCGAGCTCCGTGTTCGGCGGCGGCTGGCCACCGGCGAGGTCCAGACAGGCCGTCGGCGACGGGGTCAAGGACCACCGTGCCGCGCGCGCCTCTGTTCCTTTCCCCTGCGCGCCGCTCTACGCACCCGCAGCTTGCGAGGCAGCAGCTTCTCTGGCACGTGGTTCCCTCGCCGGAGCCGTGGCATTCCCTCGCCGGCTGCGCACACACATTGCGGTGGGTGCGCCGCCGTCGAGCGGTCGGCTGTGGTTCCCCTTTCGACATACTTTCTTTACCTCCAACCACCACCAGCCCAAAATGAGCAGAGGCAGCAGACGGACAGCGGCGCCCCCTTGGCCCCCTTCCGGCTTGCGCGTTCACCTTCAGGTGAGCGCGTCGCCATCAAGTGGCCCCAACGGTGGCGCCCGTGGACTTTGCCCCCGGAGGAGTGATTTCTTTGCTTGTTCcccttttttttgctttttcgGATCCAATTCGATTTGTTTCTTTGCCTCCGAAGAGGTGGGTTCTTCTTCgccacacctcggcttgccgatgtgtgtggggatcgagaggaacagacGCAGCCGAGGCGGCGCTCTTTGCCAGAGAGGGCTCCGGTGAtgcttttctttttcctttggacTTTGCCCTTCTAGGGTTCATCTCGGGGATGGGAAATACTTTGCTTGTGCTTCTTTAAACCGAAACACATCTAATGCCTAGCGGCTCATGATACAATTGATAGACCCGTGGATCCTCTAGGTTAGATGGGTCACGGTAGTAGCCATGGTTTTTACCTTGTCCCGAGCTTGATGAGCTCGCACCGGCGTCCATCGCGAGGTGGTGACGGCGGTGGTAACAAAGAAGGGTGTGGCGTCGGTGGAGCTTCTCGTGAGCACcgcgctaaccctagatcggaTGGGTTTGTAggtggggtttgtggcggcgaCGAACCTCGTGTCCCGTGCACCGGCACCCCACCTGTGTTTATATAGCACGGGTCACAAGGGGCCACCAACCCtaacgggttgggcgcccccgatcagggcgcatagatcagggtccggtgggccgttgggcccactcgggaagagatcaacctaacaacaTGACCTTTATCATTTGTCGGTTAAGCTCGGGTCATCCACTCCGCGGACGGGGGTAAAAATTACACTCCCTTTatatctaaataattatagttgggaAAAAATAGACTAATTTTCtacaactataattatttaaaaatgcagggAGTAGTAGTAAAATATATAGCTTATTAAGGAGGAGTGCGgacgtttggagctcggcctctATGGAGGCCGGAATTTTTcaataattcaaaattcaaaattttcagttttaaaaaaatctgaaaaaaaatatggaagtaaagaaggatgttatgtgtatgtgtgcaaaaatttaggatgaaataccttgaaatacgatctgcacaaaaaagacaaattcatggcctGAAACGATGAATAGTGTCATGTATAAAaaagcctcagatttgtcttttttgcttttttgcacagccctcatttcaatatatttttttctaaaaatttacATACAGCCTTCACTTATCctctattttttcagaattttttgaaatataaaaatacgaattttcatgaaatttgagtttcaaatttaaaggcctccatggagctcgggagccaaaagcaatttccgatTAAGGGCCTCCatggagctcgggagccaaaagcaatttccgatTAAGGAGAGGCCTCTTCAATAAAACTCAATATAGACGTTGCAACTGTAAACATACATGGTCGCCAAGTACATATCTCGAGACTTGAGCTCGTACATACTCCGGGCATGTACGTATCCGAACCGTACGTACCTACGTACGAGCATAGACCGATCAACCAAAGAAGGATCGAACATCAAACTCATTTTCCATGGCACACGCTACTTTCCTTGTGAGCAGGCCTGCTTGTGAGACATGGTGGCAGTGATGAGCGAAGAAGCAGATGATGATCTCAGCGTCGACCTGGTCGCGCAGAGGAAGAAGTTGCGAGAGCACAGGTCCACCACCTTCGCCTCCGGGTCCAGAGCTGCATCAACGGAATCTTGATTAATTCTGGCGGACGGGGAGGTTTAAAGGAGGAAGGAAGGCTTACGCAACGCGGTCTGGATCTTACTTACCGTCGAGGGCGTATTTGGAGAGGTGCAGCTCGAACCGTGCGGCCGCGTCTGTGGCGCCGTCGTCGCCGGGGAGCTGCGGCCTGCGATCCTCGGAGGCGTATACGGCGACGGCTGCGCGCGCGAGGTCGGCCACGGTGGCGTCGGCGGCCAGCAGCACATGCACGGGCCACAGGCTCCGCTCCACCGTGACGTTCACCAGCAGCCGCGTCAGCCGCGGCGCCGGCCTCTCCGACAGGGCCGCCACCGGGTGGCCAAGCAGCGCCTCTACCGCAGCTGGCACGTGCACGGAGCTCCTCATGGACGGCCGGGGCGGAGAGACAAATCAATCAAAGATCAATGGACGGTGAGTACGTACGTGGTTTCTAAAGGCACGAGAGATCAACTGTTGTCTGACTGACTTATATTTCCACTGATACTGACAacttatatatatgtatgtatgtacagGCTTTGTGTACGTGGCTACGTGGCTACGTGGTGGGCAGTGCTAGTGAGCAAATTCCATATGGTATTGGTCGCGGTCGCGGTCGCAGGGTGGAAGGAAGACGACGACTATATCGGTACTGGGTAGTGATAGCTAGGTGGAGGGAGCAAAGAGGCACGTAGGAGGATACGAGGCCACGGGGCGAGGAGGAGGCCGGACGACGGCATGCACGACGGCGCCGTTCGAGTTCAAGTCAGATGTTGAAGACGATGATTGAACAGGTGGAGGGACGAAGATGCCCATACGAACCATACGAGGCCACGCGGCGTGGAGAAGGCCGGTCCGGATGACGGCTTGCACGACGGCGTCGATGGAGCTCAACCGGGGGAGGCGCTAGCTGACTCTCAATATCCGGTGATTGGTGGTCGTTACGTGCTACGGTTGGGGGCACGTGCTGGATGGCCGGGCCGGGACACGGCGGCCGGGGTAACCAATATACGTTTACTGATCGATTGACTACCGTGGAAACGGC harbors:
- the LOC123413321 gene encoding uncharacterized protein LOC123413321, which encodes MRSSVHVPAAVEALLGHPVAALSERPAPRLTRLLVNVTVERSLWPVHVLLAADATVADLARAAVAVYASEDRRPQLPGDDGATDAAARFELHLSKYALDALDPEAKVVDLCSRNFFLCATRSTLRSSSASSLITATMSHKQACSQGK